In a genomic window of Punica granatum isolate Tunisia-2019 chromosome 6, ASM765513v2, whole genome shotgun sequence:
- the LOC116212217 gene encoding histidine kinase CKI1-like gives MKLSSCVASRPLCFFTFLAFVVLVIPVGLVPFWRGIMSRIEREVDSDSARLKSLLISEIEQTAKLMIPLNFTATNLARVCNSSLNGPEVSFADIESKVAPLMFQTLSVVPFVSEISYIGLGGLFFSYYLDGNRVVSLYANSSSPSNSSSYNWYKQLVDPDTGNLYGIAFPYHPLVHTDNSGWFRKAVNSSSGYFASLEAGWNSDQDLVLTNTARLGIGGIISVGVPVNSLKGMFLSMNLEGASLYLISQDGRLLLQGLPNTQPSLVGDGSVSFEVKSGQGEMVQLVNLTCDYSSGGDDKLRDARITYLSTTYVLYCSHIKILGIESVYILAVPDDSLTSTIRGKSKLVLILFVTLIVALLVAVLSFVCIIAGSTRREMHLCARLIEHMEATQQAERKSMRKSKAFVEASHNIRTSLACITTLIENSYHEAATMPELVMNLQQMDKCANELLGILNSILDTSKIEAGEMQLEEEDFNLAQLLEDSVDMFHPFAMNKDVDLVLDFFDGSVLEHSFVRGDKRKLKQILSNLLHNAVKFTPKGHITVRVWAQKMSLENVIIADNQKGWRKNLSGLFFGKDVANQDVQEVVAFQRNPNSMEFVFEVNDTGKGIPKEKRKSVFEDYNQIKDASEGQGGTGLGLGSVQSFVRLMGGDIKIVDKDIGEKGTCFRFNVVLTVLGNISASPDKSMKGEDIELGPQREINPWPCLTIRTPSPSRSLSMRGSPKQNSSPRPVGSSGVVLLMGDEERRRVCRSFFERFGIRVWEAREWTDLPFLLRTAQQKLNLSHHSSSGRSDVSHQKSESLSRSASKNSSKGSSPSLPVHSRSGFLLLVIDMSFGPIQELIRFVRAFRKGIHSSATSCKVVWLDKPRANYRIVLEKEGKLDRWDNIIVSRPFHGSRLIEAIRLLPEFGGSSVVRNQSLKMKSRKLGLTVGEVDYSTSSIREVRGAAPGASKPLSGKRALVVEDQLVLQKAAKALVMNLGASVEVCGNGEEAVLIVSGRLGEQKGLGDGASSSAVLTYDFILMDCQLPRINGYEATRRIREEEKRYNVRIPIIALTAHSGGPEVKMTSDAGMDSYLQKPLTRDSLMEILCKLNIA, from the exons ATGAAGCTCAGCTCCTGTGTGGCCTCACGTCCCCTTtgcttcttcacatttctg GCATTTGTGGTGCTCGTTATCCCGGTCGGGCTGGTACCGTTCTGGCGAGGTATCATGAGCCGTATCGAGAGAGAAGTGGATTCGGACTCTGCTAGGCTCAAATCTCTGTTGATATCGGAGATTGAGCAGACTGCAAAACTGATGATTCCCCTTAATTTTACGGCCACGAATTTAGCTAGAGTTTGCAATTCGTCTCTCAACGGGCCTGAAGTTTCATTTGCCGACATTGAAAGCAAG GTGGCTCCATTGATGTTTCAAACATTATCAGTGGTTCCATTTGTCTCGGAGATTTCATACATTGGATTAGGTGGCTTGTTCTTCTCCTATTACCTCGATGGAAACAGAGTGGTCTCACTTTATGCCAATTCCTCAAGTCCTTCCAATTCGAGTTCGTACAATTGGTATAAGCAGCTCGTGGACCCCGATACAGGAAATCTCTATGGAATTGCCTTTCCTTACCATCCATTGGTCCATACAGATAATTCTGGCTGGTTTCGTAAAGCCGTCAACAGCTCGAGCGGGTATTTTGCATCTTTAGAAGCTGGGTGGAACAGTGATCAGGATCTTGTCCTGACAAACAcagcccgcctcgggattggAGGCATAATTTCGGTTGGGGTTCCAGTGAATTCTCTGAAAGGGATGTTCTTGAGCATGAATCTTGAGGGTGCGAGCTTGTACTTGATCAGTCAAGATGGGAGACTTCTTCTCCAAGGCCTCCCGAATACTCAACCATCTCTTGTTGGCGATGGATCAGTCTCCTTTGAGGTGAAGAGTGGACAAGGTGAGATGGTTCAGCTCGTGAATCTGACATGCGATTATTCCAGCGGTGGTGATGACAAGTTAAGGGATGCCAGAATCACCTACTTGAGCACGACGTATGTGCTCTATTGTTCACACATTAAAATTCTGGGAATAGAATCG GTATACATACTGGCTGTTCCAGACGACTCTCTGACGAGCACCATCCGTGGGAAAAGCAAGCTTGTGCTCATATTGTTCGTAACGCTAATTGTTGCTCTGCTTGTAGCTGTACTAAGCTTTGTATGCATAATTGCGGGATCCACGAGGAGAGAGATGCACTTGTGTGCAAGGCTCATTGAGCATATGGAGGCGACCCAACAGGCTGAGAGGAAGAGTATGAGAAAGAGCAAAGCCTTTGTCGAAGCAAGCCATAACATTCGGACTTCCCTCGCTTGCATAACCACCCTCATCGAGAATTCCTATCATGAGGCTGCTACAATGCCTGAGCTCGTAATGAACTTGCAGCAAATGGATAAATGTGCAAACGAGCTGTTAG GTATATTGAATTCCATTCTTGACACGAGCAAGATCGAGGCGGGGGAGATGCAGCTTGAGGAGGAAGACTTCAATTTGGCCCAACTTCTTGAGGATTCGGTTGATATGTTCCATCCTTTTGCCATGAATAAGGATGTAGACTTGGTCTTGGACTTCTTTGATGGCTCGGTTCTTGAGCACTCGTTCGTAAGGGGTGACAAGAGAAAGCTCAAGCAGATCCTGAGTAACCTGTTGCACAACGCGGTGAAATTCACGCCCAAGGGGCATATAACAGTTCGGGTGTGGGCCCAGAAAATGAGCTTGGAGAATGTCATAATAGCGGATAATCAGAAGGGGTGGCGGAAGAATTTGTCAGGCTTGTTCTTTGGGAAGGATGTGGCAAATCAGGATGTTCAGGAGGTAGTCGCATTCCAGAGGAACCCAAATTCCATGGAGTTTGTGTTCGAGGTGAATGATACAGGGAAAGGGATACCGAAAGAGAAACGTAAGTCGGTGTTTGAGGACTATAATCAGATAAAGGATGCATCTGAGGGACAAGGAGGCACCGGTCTTGGCCTTGGGAGCGTCCAGTCTTTC GTACGTCTAATGGGTGGCGATATAAAGATCGTAGACAAGGATATTGGCGAGAAAGGGACATGCTTCCGCTTTAATGTTGTTCTAACCGTGCTGGGTAACATCAGTGCTTCACCTGACAAGTCGATGAAAGGGGAAGACATTGAACTAGGTCCCCAGAGAGAAATTAATCCATGGCCATGCCTGACAATCCGAACCCCGAGTCCTAGCCGAAGCTTGAGCATGCGGGGGAGTCCAAAGCAGAACAGCAGCCCGAGACCAGTGGGATCATCAGGTGTAGTCTTGTTGATGGGGGATGAGGAGCGTAGGAGAGTATGTCGGAGCTTCTTCGAGAGGTTTGGGATAAGGGTCTGGGAAGCGAGGGAGTGGACTGACCTTCCGTTTCTCCTGAGGACGGCTCAGCAAAAGCTGAACCTCTCTCACCACAGCTCGTCGGGCAGATCGGATGTTAGTCATCAGAAGAGTGAGAGCCTGAGCAGGTCTGCCTCAAAGAACTCAAGCAAAGGATCAAGCCCGAGTCTGCCGGTTCACAGTCGCAGTGGATTCTTACTGCTGGTAATTGATATGAGTTTCGGGCCGATCCAGGAATTGATTAGGTTTGTACGGGCATTCAGGAAAGGGATCCATAGTAGTGCCACCAGCTGCAAGGTAGTCTGGCTTGATAAGCCACGTGCTAACTACAGGATTGTCCTGGAGAAGGAGGGTAAGCTCGACCGCTGGGACAATATTATTGTCTCAAGGCCCTTCCACGGGAGCCGCTTGATTGAGGCGATCAGGCTATTGCCCGAGTTTGGGGGATCATCGGTGGTGAGGAATCAGAGCCTGAAGATGAAGAGTAGGAAACTGGGCCTCACAGTAGGGGAAGTTGACTATAGTACCAGTTCGATAAGAGAAGTCAGGGGGGCCGCTCCAGGAGCATCCAAGCCGCTGAGTGGGAAAAGGGCATTGGTAGTGGAGGACCAGCTAGTGCTACAAAAGGCCGCAAAGGCATTGGTTATGAATCTTGGGGCAAGTGTAGAGGTCTGTGGGAATGGGGAAGAGGCGGTGTTGATCGTATCGGGCAGGCTTGGTGAGCAGAAGGGGCTTGGGGATGGAGCCTCTTCTTCTGCCGTGCTGACTTATGATTTCATCCTCATGGACTGTCAG TTGCCGAGAATAAATGGTTACGAAGCAACTCGAAGAATCAGGGAGGAGGAGAAGCGGTACAATGTTCGAATCCCGATCATTGCATTGACTGCTCATTCTGGGGGCCCAGAGGTAAAGATGACTTCAGatgccgggatggactcgtaCCTCCAAAAGCCTCTCACGAGAGACAGCCTCATGGAAATCCTCTGTAAATTGAACATTGCATGA
- the LOC116210461 gene encoding aspartic proteinase-like protein 2 encodes MEVEESNLPKMAKAIVQRPLSIVFRIMGVRAFLAVAALLVLSATVASGKVAFEVHSKFKGRQRSLSDLWEHDSTRHGRLLSAVDLPLGGSGNATSTGLYYAKIGLGSPSQDYYVQVDTGSDNLWVLCSSCNSCPTMSYLGLKLEYYDPKGSSTGNSVTCDQEFCRYANNGAIPDCKSDMQCKYNVTYGDGSSSAGYYFKDYVHLNQGTRNLQSSLANASIIFGCATNQSGNLAMASGALSGLMGFGQSNTSVLSQLASAGKVKKIFAHCLDNKRGGGIFTIGEIVQPIVKTTPLVPHQSHYNIVMKAIEVDGEAIQLSMGILGLLYDEIEAIVDSGTTLAYLPGDIYDSVMSKIMAKQPGLVLRIVDNTFSCFDFSGNMDDGFPAVKFQFAGSLNLTVYPHDYLFQHENGWCFGWLRSSVQYGGKEVVLLGDLVLSNKLVIYNLVNQTIGWVDYNCSSSIQVKDEKSGATHTVGTHNLSPSSAPVVGRTLTWFLLIPAVLYSLAW; translated from the exons ATGGAAGTTGAGGAAAGCAACCTGCCGAAAATGGCCAAAGCCATCGTCCAACGACCCCTCTCCATAGTTTTCC GAATCATGGGTGTGAGGGCTTTCTTGGCAGTGGCCGCGCTGCTGGTGCTATCGGCGACGGTGGCCTCTGGGAAAGTTGCCTTCGAGGTGCACAGCAAGTTTAAGGGCCGCCAGAGGTCGCTCAGCGATTTGTGGGAGCACGATTCCACCCGCCATGGCAGGCTGCTCTCCGCCGTCGACCTCCCCTTGGGCGGCAGCGGCAATGCCACCAGTACCGG GTTGTACTATGCCAAAATCGGATTGGGGAGTCCTTCCCAGGATTATTACGTGCAAGTCGACACCGGAAGCGATAACTTGTGGGTGCTCTGTTCTAGCTGCAACAGTTGCCCCACCATGAGTTACCTTGGG CTAAAGCTCGAATATTATGATCCGAAGGGGTCGTCCACTGGTAACTCGGTCACCTGTGATCAGGAGTTCTGCAGGTACGCTAACAATGGTGCCATACCGGATTGCAAGTCCGATATGCAGTGCAAGTATAATGTCACTTACGGGGATGGGAGCTCATCCGCTGGGTACTATTTTAAGGATTATGTGCACTTGAATCAAGGGACCAGGAATCTCCAATCTTCATTGGCTAACGCGAGCATAATATTCGG GTGTGCAACTAATCAATCAGGGAATTTGGCCATGGCCTCCGGAGCTCTCTCTGGACTTATGGGTTTTGGGCAGTCAAACACTTCTGTGCTTTCGCAGCTCGCTTCggctggaaaggtgaagaagattTTTGCTCACTGCTTGGATAACAAACGCGGTGGTGGAATCTTCACCATCGGGGAAATTGTCCAGCCGATAGTTAAAACCACTCCGTTGGTACCTCATCA GTCCCATTACAATATTGTCATGAAGGCCATCGAGGTTGATGGAGAGGCAATACAACTTAGCATGGGTATATTGGGCTTGCTCTACGATGAAATAGAAGCAATTGTTGACAGTGGCACAACCTTGGCCTATCTTCCTGGGGACATATATGACTCGGTCATGAGCAAG ATTATGGCGAAGCAACCTGGACTAGTATTGCGCATTGTTGATAATACGTTTTCCTGTTTTGACTTCTCTGGAAA TATGGACGATGGGTTTCCTGCTGTCAAGTTTCAGTTCGCTGGTTCCCTTAATTTGACAGTATATCCTCACGATTATTTATTCCAACAT GAAAACGGTTGGTGCTTTGGTTGGTTGAGGAGTTCAGTACAGTACGGTGGGAAGGAGGTAGTCCTTCTGGGAG ATTTGGTGCTTTCAAATAAGCTAGTTATATACAACCTTGTAAATCAGACAATTGGATGGGTTGACTATAACT GTTCATCAAGCATTCAAGTGAAGGATGAGAAATCCGGGGCAACACACACTGTTGGCACCCACAATCTGAGTCCGAGTTCTGCTCCAGTGGTCGGCAGAACGTTAACGTGGTTCCTGTTGATACCCGCTGTTCTGTACAGTCTTGCATGGTAG